GATGCCATGATGAAAACCCGTGCCGCCGTCGCCGTCGCCGCAGGCGAACCTCTGGAAATCATGGAGGTGAACCTCGACGGCCCTCGCAAAGGCGAGGTTCTCGTGGAAATTAAAGCCACCGGCCTGTGCCACACCGACGACTTCACCCGCTCCGGCGACGACCCCGAGGGGATCTTTCCCGCGATCCTCGGTCATGAGGGCGCCGGGGTCGTGATCGAGGTGGGCGAGGGCGTTACGTCACTTGAGGTTGGCGATCACGTGATCCCGCTCTACACGCCCGAATGCCGGGAATGCGACTACTGCCTCAACCCCAAAACCAACCTTTGCCAGAAGGTCCGTACGACCCAGGGCCAAGGCTTGTTACCCGATGGCTCCACCCGCTTCTCCATGCTCGATGGCACGCCGATCCACCACTACATGGGCTGCTCCACCTTTGCCAACCACACCGTGGTGCCCGAAATCGCCCTGGCGAAAATCCGCAAGGACGCGCCCTTCGACAAGGTCTGCTACATCGGCTGCGGCGTGACCACCGGTATCGGGGCCGTGATCAACACGGCCAAGGTCGAGATCGGTAGCCGCGCCATCGTCTTCGGCCTCGGCGGCATCGGCCTCAACGTCATCCAGGGCCTGCGTCTTGCGGGCGCCGATCAGATGGTCGGCGTGGACCTGAACGACGACAAGGTGACCATGGGCCGTCACTTCGGGATGACCGACTTCGTGAACCCCACCAAGGTGGAGGGCGACATGGTCGCGCATCTGGTCGAGCTGACCAAAGGCGGCGCCGACTACACCTTCGATGCCACCGGCAACGTGAACGTCATGCGGACTGCCCTGGAGGCCGCCCACAAAGGCTGGGGCGAGTCCATCATCATCGGCGTCGCCCCTGCGGGTGCCGAGATATCGACCCGCCCGTTCCAACTGGTCACCGGCCGTGTCTGGCGTGGGACCGCGTTCGGTGGGGCCAAGGGCCGGACCGATGTGCCGAAGATCGTCGACTGGTACATGGACGGCAAGATCGAGATCGACCCCATGATCACCCACAAACTGACTCTGGAGGAAATCAACCACGGCTTCGATCTGATGCATGAAGGAAAATCCATCCGTGCCGTGGTGGAGTTCTAGGGACGGTAAGCGTTCGACGGA
This genomic stretch from Algihabitans albus harbors:
- a CDS encoding S-(hydroxymethyl)glutathione dehydrogenase/class III alcohol dehydrogenase; its protein translation is MKTRAAVAVAAGEPLEIMEVNLDGPRKGEVLVEIKATGLCHTDDFTRSGDDPEGIFPAILGHEGAGVVIEVGEGVTSLEVGDHVIPLYTPECRECDYCLNPKTNLCQKVRTTQGQGLLPDGSTRFSMLDGTPIHHYMGCSTFANHTVVPEIALAKIRKDAPFDKVCYIGCGVTTGIGAVINTAKVEIGSRAIVFGLGGIGLNVIQGLRLAGADQMVGVDLNDDKVTMGRHFGMTDFVNPTKVEGDMVAHLVELTKGGADYTFDATGNVNVMRTALEAAHKGWGESIIIGVAPAGAEISTRPFQLVTGRVWRGTAFGGAKGRTDVPKIVDWYMDGKIEIDPMITHKLTLEEINHGFDLMHEGKSIRAVVEF